The region CTAGAATTACTTATAGATACTAAAGGCTATTAAAATGAAAGTAAGAGCATCAGTTAAAAAAAGAAGCGCAGAATGTATTATCGTGCGTAGAAAAGGTAGATTATACGTTATTAATAAAAAGA is a window of Flavobacterium indicum GPTSA100-9 = DSM 17447 DNA encoding:
- the ykgO gene encoding type B 50S ribosomal protein L36 yields the protein MKVRASVKKRSAECIIVRRKGRLYVINKKNPRFKQRQG